The Kutzneria kofuensis genome has a window encoding:
- a CDS encoding endo-beta-N-acetylglucosaminidase H codes for MVMSGRVTTSALALLAAAALAIGTTGTAAAAVPTNTAAVAKTGPISVAYVEVNNNSMVNVGKYTLAKGGGNVFDIGVIFAANINYDTTKKSAYLYFNPNVQRTLDNAATEIRPLQAKGIKVMLSILGNHQGAGFANFPSQAAASAFAKQLSDAVGKYGLDGIDFDDEYAEYGNNGTGQPNASSFVYLVTALRNYMPNKLISLYNIGPAASRLSYGGVNVGPKFNYAWNPYYGTWGVPSISLPKSGLSPAAIEIGATATSTATSLAQRTVSEGYGVYLTYNLDATDRHTYISSFTNALYGSAAVYNK; via the coding sequence ATGGTGATGTCTGGGCGGGTCACGACGAGCGCGCTGGCTCTGCTGGCGGCGGCGGCGCTCGCGATCGGCACGACGGGAACCGCGGCGGCGGCGGTTCCCACGAACACGGCGGCGGTGGCCAAGACGGGGCCGATCTCGGTGGCCTACGTCGAGGTGAACAACAACAGCATGGTCAACGTGGGCAAGTACACGCTGGCGAAGGGGGGTGGCAACGTCTTCGACATCGGCGTCATCTTCGCGGCCAACATCAACTACGACACGACGAAGAAGTCGGCCTACCTGTACTTCAACCCGAACGTGCAGCGCACCCTCGACAACGCGGCGACGGAGATCCGCCCGCTGCAGGCCAAGGGCATCAAGGTGATGCTGTCCATCCTCGGCAACCACCAGGGCGCGGGCTTCGCCAACTTCCCGTCCCAGGCGGCGGCCAGCGCGTTCGCCAAGCAGCTGTCCGACGCCGTCGGCAAGTACGGCCTGGACGGCATCGACTTCGACGACGAGTACGCGGAGTACGGCAACAACGGCACGGGCCAGCCCAACGCCAGCTCCTTCGTCTACCTGGTCACGGCGCTGCGCAACTACATGCCCAACAAGCTGATCTCGCTGTACAACATCGGCCCGGCCGCGTCCCGGCTGTCCTACGGCGGCGTCAACGTCGGCCCGAAGTTCAACTACGCCTGGAACCCGTACTACGGCACGTGGGGCGTGCCGAGCATCTCCCTGCCCAAGTCCGGGCTGTCCCCGGCGGCCATCGAGATCGGGGCGACGGCCACCAGCACGGCGACGAGCCTGGCCCAGCGCACCGTTTCCGAGGGCTACGGGGTGTACCTGACGTACAACCTCGACGCCACCGACCGGCACACCTACATCTCCAGCTTCACCAACGCGCTGTACGGCAGCGCGGCGGTGTATAACAAGTAG
- a CDS encoding branched-chain amino acid ABC transporter substrate-binding protein, with the protein MSSRIARFAVAPAVLLLVAACGTNKVESAGNGAAACDTSKGNLVVGVVAPLSGSLSAVGLGIQNATALAVDEANAKCAVKGYKLAVVGEDDQATPQVGAQAASKLAADDTVLGVVGTYNSSVAQAVQPILASKKIAQVSPANTNPSLTVGDNPARPKRQFETYFRVCATDNFQGPYAADYLVRKAGKKRIALITDGKTYGKGLADEFSKQATKDGATIVDREQVGEKDTDFAGVLTKVRRFSPDAVYYGGEYPVAGPLSKQAQGLGLNVPVMGGDGIFDKNFIQLGGKEGDLATSVGAPTDQLQSAQDFVKAYNAKGYKDPYAAYGAFAYDAANAIIAGAAKAIGDAGTWGNSMRETLLKNIGSYSANGATGPVAFDQYGDSTNKVLTVYQVADGEWKPVQTGNASS; encoded by the coding sequence ATGTCATCTCGCATTGCGAGGTTCGCGGTGGCGCCTGCCGTCCTGCTGTTGGTGGCCGCGTGCGGAACGAACAAGGTCGAATCGGCCGGCAACGGCGCCGCCGCCTGCGACACCAGCAAGGGAAACCTGGTCGTCGGCGTGGTCGCGCCGCTGAGCGGCAGCCTGTCCGCCGTCGGCCTCGGCATCCAGAACGCCACCGCGCTCGCCGTCGACGAGGCCAACGCCAAGTGCGCGGTGAAGGGCTACAAGCTGGCCGTGGTCGGCGAGGACGACCAGGCCACGCCGCAGGTCGGCGCGCAGGCCGCGAGCAAGCTCGCCGCCGACGACACGGTGCTCGGCGTGGTCGGCACGTACAACTCCTCGGTCGCCCAGGCCGTGCAGCCGATCCTGGCAAGCAAGAAGATCGCCCAGGTCTCCCCGGCCAACACCAACCCGTCGCTGACCGTGGGCGACAACCCGGCCCGGCCCAAGCGGCAGTTCGAGACGTACTTCCGGGTCTGCGCCACCGACAACTTCCAGGGCCCCTACGCGGCCGACTACCTGGTGCGCAAGGCCGGCAAGAAGCGGATCGCGCTGATCACCGATGGCAAGACCTACGGCAAGGGCCTGGCCGACGAGTTCTCCAAGCAGGCCACCAAGGACGGCGCCACCATCGTGGACAGGGAGCAGGTCGGCGAGAAGGACACCGACTTCGCCGGCGTGCTGACCAAGGTCAGGCGGTTCTCCCCGGACGCCGTCTACTACGGCGGCGAGTACCCGGTGGCCGGCCCGTTGTCCAAGCAGGCCCAGGGATTGGGTCTGAACGTGCCGGTGATGGGCGGTGACGGCATCTTCGACAAGAACTTCATCCAGCTCGGCGGCAAGGAGGGTGACCTGGCCACCTCCGTCGGCGCCCCGACCGACCAGCTGCAGAGCGCGCAGGACTTCGTCAAGGCCTACAACGCCAAGGGCTACAAGGACCCGTACGCGGCCTACGGCGCCTTCGCCTACGACGCCGCCAACGCCATCATCGCCGGCGCGGCCAAGGCGATCGGCGACGCAGGCACGTGGGGCAACTCGATGCGGGAGACGCTGCTCAAGAACATCGGCTCCTACTCCGCCAACGGCGCCACCGGACCGGTCGCCTTCGACCAGTACGGCGACAGCACCAACAAGGTGCTGACCGTCTACCAGGTCGCCGACGGCGAGTGGAAGCCGGTGCAGACCGGCAACGCCTCCAGCTGA
- a CDS encoding MarR family winged helix-turn-helix transcriptional regulator produces the protein MTQSHKARRAEVLRAIARWQIPVIQLNGMIAEHLGLNWTDLQAMYVLANHGPATPGELAHRVNLTSGSASRMIERLVRAGYVRRVPDAHDRRKILIEPDAQAVKRIGGLYGHLNDSHLRDLGQLDDAELTTLLRFVDAATERTEEEIQRFRQRSE, from the coding sequence ATGACGCAGTCGCACAAGGCCCGGCGGGCCGAGGTGCTGCGGGCGATCGCCCGCTGGCAGATCCCGGTCATCCAGCTGAACGGGATGATCGCCGAGCACCTGGGCCTGAACTGGACCGATCTGCAGGCCATGTACGTGCTGGCCAACCACGGTCCCGCCACCCCCGGCGAACTGGCCCACCGCGTGAACCTGACCAGCGGCTCGGCCTCCCGCATGATCGAACGCCTGGTGCGGGCCGGCTACGTGCGGCGCGTGCCCGACGCACACGACCGCCGCAAGATCCTCATCGAGCCGGACGCGCAGGCGGTCAAGCGCATCGGCGGCCTCTACGGCCACCTGAACGACAGCCATCTCCGTGACCTCGGGCAACTCGACGACGCCGAGCTCACCACGTTGCTGCGCTTCGTCGACGCCGCCACCGAGCGCACCGAGGAGGAGATTCAACGCTTTCGGCAGCGGTCCGAGTGA
- a CDS encoding acetoacetate decarboxylase family protein, giving the protein MLTVVRYREGTLSYNEVIVGSVVRRGGRVGVWVHAIWVDSPESLWGGRRIWGLPKQLATFAWRDRGLVMEAEAGQRIDIRFEGNPRWSARVPFVAPAFGMLGGKLQFFHGIGHGRLRMVRLQPSEWPAELPRLREGTGAVPAMWLNDFHMVVRAPKELPYVMSENQASGRA; this is encoded by the coding sequence GTGCTCACGGTGGTCCGGTACCGCGAAGGCACCCTCAGCTACAACGAGGTGATCGTCGGCAGCGTGGTGCGGCGCGGCGGGCGGGTCGGGGTCTGGGTGCACGCGATCTGGGTGGACAGCCCGGAGTCGTTGTGGGGCGGCCGGCGGATCTGGGGACTGCCCAAGCAACTCGCGACGTTCGCCTGGCGGGACCGCGGCCTGGTGATGGAGGCGGAGGCCGGTCAGCGCATCGACATCAGGTTCGAGGGAAACCCGAGATGGTCGGCGCGAGTGCCCTTTGTCGCCCCGGCGTTCGGGATGCTGGGCGGAAAGCTGCAGTTCTTCCACGGAATCGGGCACGGGCGCCTGCGGATGGTGCGGCTCCAGCCGTCGGAGTGGCCGGCGGAACTGCCAAGGCTGCGGGAGGGGACGGGAGCCGTGCCGGCGATGTGGCTGAACGACTTCCACATGGTGGTGCGGGCGCCGAAGGAGCTGCCGTACGTGATGAGCGAGAACCAGGCGAGCGGTCGGGCGTGA
- a CDS encoding hydroxyacid dehydrogenase → MRRPRTALAMAPAAAAAVLDEPALATLRRVCELAPGPALDDLTTPRALNVLRDTEVLVTGWGCPPLDAAVLAAAPQLRAVVHTGGSVRSHVTDECWARGIEVTSAAAANALPVAEYTVAMILLTGKKVLERAREYRSSRRAGDWLAVPPRVGNFDRTVGILSASMIGRRVIELLRQHSFRILLHDPFVTTSEAADLGAEAVGLHDLFARSDVVSVHTPLLPSTRGLVSRDLIASMRLDAVLINTARGAILDQDALAEATAAGRIRAVLDVTDPEVLPAEHPLWEHDNVLITPHLAGSEGTEWRRLAYTAVAEVARWAAGQGFAYPVPREGLGRIA, encoded by the coding sequence GTGCGCAGACCACGAACCGCCCTCGCCATGGCTCCGGCCGCCGCCGCGGCCGTGCTCGACGAGCCCGCGCTGGCCACCCTGCGCCGGGTCTGCGAGCTGGCACCCGGGCCGGCACTGGACGACCTGACCACGCCACGAGCCCTGAACGTGTTGCGGGACACCGAGGTTCTCGTCACGGGCTGGGGCTGCCCGCCGCTCGACGCCGCCGTGCTGGCGGCAGCGCCGCAGCTGCGTGCGGTGGTGCACACCGGCGGCTCCGTGCGTAGCCACGTCACCGACGAATGCTGGGCGCGCGGCATCGAGGTCACCTCTGCCGCCGCGGCCAACGCGCTGCCGGTCGCGGAGTACACCGTCGCGATGATCCTGTTGACCGGCAAGAAGGTGCTCGAACGGGCCCGCGAGTACCGGTCGTCCCGGCGGGCGGGGGACTGGCTCGCGGTGCCGCCGCGCGTCGGCAACTTCGACCGCACCGTGGGCATCCTGTCGGCGTCGATGATCGGCCGGCGGGTGATCGAGCTGCTGCGGCAGCACAGCTTCCGGATCCTGCTGCACGATCCGTTCGTGACCACGTCCGAGGCGGCCGACCTCGGCGCGGAGGCGGTCGGCCTGCACGATCTCTTCGCACGCAGCGACGTCGTCAGCGTGCACACCCCGCTCCTGCCGTCGACGCGGGGACTCGTGAGCCGGGACCTGATCGCCTCCATGCGCCTGGACGCCGTGCTGATCAACACCGCCCGCGGCGCGATCCTGGACCAGGACGCACTGGCCGAGGCCACCGCGGCGGGGCGGATCCGCGCGGTGCTGGACGTCACCGACCCGGAGGTGCTGCCGGCCGAGCATCCGTTGTGGGAGCACGACAATGTGCTGATCACGCCGCATCTGGCCGGTTCGGAGGGAACCGAGTGGCGCCGCCTCGCGTACACGGCTGTCGCCGAGGTGGCCCGGTGGGCGGCCGGCCAGGGGTTCGCGTATCCGGTGCCGCGCGAGGGTCTGGGCCGGATCGCATGA
- a CDS encoding DUF2306 domain-containing protein: MATITQSEPSTSPVERRPRRRWPLITLSVVTVATTVYMVSAYVPPVPAASRIPLQGTVHFLLLVAHIFTATVATLAGLAQFWPYLRRRFPVAHRWTGRAYFFLGVFPSSVLAVPVAVMAPFGAANQAALITLDVLWIVTGIAGYRAARRRRFADHRRWMIRNYALTFSSLASRFFIPVMTLAVVPQAAGSAYQGDEIAIGHDIASGSAWLGLVVTMVATEWYLQRRRGVQTTVAQSRRVVA, translated from the coding sequence ATGGCCACGATCACACAGTCCGAACCGTCCACCAGCCCGGTCGAGCGGCGGCCGCGGCGCCGATGGCCGCTGATCACGCTGTCGGTGGTCACGGTCGCGACGACCGTCTACATGGTGTCGGCGTACGTGCCGCCGGTGCCGGCGGCGAGCCGGATTCCGTTGCAGGGCACCGTGCATTTCCTGTTGCTGGTGGCGCACATCTTCACGGCGACGGTGGCCACGCTGGCCGGGTTGGCCCAGTTCTGGCCGTACCTGCGCCGGCGTTTTCCGGTGGCGCACCGCTGGACCGGTCGGGCCTACTTCTTCCTCGGCGTGTTCCCGTCCTCGGTGTTGGCCGTCCCGGTCGCGGTGATGGCCCCCTTCGGCGCCGCCAACCAGGCCGCGCTGATCACGCTCGACGTGTTGTGGATCGTCACCGGCATCGCCGGCTACCGGGCCGCCCGCCGGCGTCGGTTCGCCGACCATCGGCGGTGGATGATCCGCAACTACGCGCTGACCTTCTCCTCGCTCGCCTCCCGGTTCTTCATCCCGGTGATGACGCTGGCCGTCGTGCCCCAGGCGGCCGGCTCCGCCTACCAGGGCGACGAGATCGCCATCGGCCACGACATCGCCAGCGGCAGCGCCTGGCTCGGGCTGGTGGTGACCATGGTGGCCACGGAGTGGTACCTGCAGCGCCGTCGCGGCGTCCAGACAACAGTGGCACAGTCGCGGCGTGTTGTTGCATGA
- a CDS encoding cytochrome P450 — MLDAPTVSCPFATPIRHLDDPDPQRVAMAEAGAVVRADAPAGGPMWIVTDAELARAVLSDSRFAKDPALAPSQWNPRTAGLEPTAAEQMSVTTLDGEAHARLRRALTPLFSATRMQAAYPRMKAIAGQLLDHLGPGEVDLLDDFTTRYPLAVLCDLLGIPAAHVDTAIGACRLMHDDYPANVGEAMAAFARLAHAAVGNGLAAELAQRMPAGSTPEDLHYQVFTLLFAGQLTTDLTIGFLVARLLGDPTTPPDELVRETLRRHPPAPFTLWRFTSTEVDLGGVRLPANSPVLVDIQGINARGDTDLSFGAGPHYCIGAQLARLELRALVETVRSGFPGARLAMPLDALRHSGPGGIMGSRLHTLPVRLR, encoded by the coding sequence ATGCTCGATGCGCCCACGGTCAGCTGTCCGTTCGCCACCCCGATCCGTCACCTCGACGACCCCGATCCGCAGCGGGTTGCGATGGCGGAGGCCGGGGCCGTCGTCCGTGCCGACGCCCCGGCGGGCGGCCCGATGTGGATCGTCACTGACGCCGAGTTGGCCCGGGCCGTCCTGTCCGACTCGCGCTTCGCCAAGGACCCCGCCCTCGCCCCGTCACAGTGGAACCCCCGGACGGCGGGCCTCGAACCCACCGCCGCCGAGCAGATGTCCGTGACGACGCTCGACGGCGAGGCGCACGCTCGCCTCCGGCGAGCGCTGACCCCGTTGTTCAGTGCGACCCGGATGCAGGCGGCCTATCCGCGGATGAAGGCCATCGCCGGGCAGTTACTTGATCACCTCGGCCCCGGCGAGGTCGACCTGCTCGACGACTTCACCACCCGGTACCCGCTGGCCGTATTGTGCGACCTGCTCGGCATCCCCGCCGCCCACGTCGACACGGCGATCGGTGCCTGCCGTCTCATGCACGACGACTATCCGGCCAATGTCGGTGAGGCCATGGCGGCCTTCGCGCGCCTTGCCCACGCCGCGGTCGGCAACGGTCTGGCCGCCGAACTCGCCCAGCGCATGCCGGCGGGCAGCACCCCCGAGGACCTCCACTACCAGGTCTTCACCCTGTTGTTCGCCGGGCAGCTCACCACCGACCTGACCATCGGCTTCCTCGTCGCACGCCTGCTCGGTGACCCGACCACACCGCCGGACGAACTCGTCCGCGAAACCCTTCGCCGACACCCGCCGGCCCCGTTCACGCTCTGGCGCTTCACTTCCACCGAGGTCGACCTCGGCGGTGTCCGTCTGCCGGCCAACTCCCCGGTCCTCGTCGACATCCAGGGCATCAACGCCCGGGGCGACACCGACCTCTCCTTCGGTGCGGGCCCGCACTACTGCATCGGGGCCCAACTCGCCCGGCTCGAACTCCGCGCGCTGGTCGAGACCGTCCGTTCCGGCTTTCCCGGTGCCCGGCTCGCCATGCCGCTCGACGCGTTACGCCACAGTGGACCGGGCGGGATCATGGGCAGCAGGCTGCACACCCTTCCCGTACGGTTGCGCTGA
- a CDS encoding DUF2264 domain-containing protein, which translates to MTAPRLPAEDRRLSPHTGYTRRHWEAVADGLVEAAWRWATPCGALLDLPGRPSSNGVRSDGLEGYARTFLAAAFRIAGSGGDDPHGWLPRYADGIQAGTRTPGRDDAESWPVILDHDVAGQPMVESASVALGLRLTRPWLWDRLDEPTQDRVEDWLRGALRHVPSPNNWYLFPFTVAGFLESVGRGDAETAHARTRSLELLDTWYQGDGWYSDGDGRAYDHYNGWALHLYPVLDGHLAGKPDGHGERLRRHLADLSLMFGSDGAPLHFGRSLTYRFAAASAIGLGAVTGDTPLAPGASRRLLSGALRHFLDHGAMDSTGLLSVGWHGPHPPTAQHYSGPASPYWASKAFVCLLAPEDHPLWTDVELPAPVEERDRVAAMPAPGLLLQSTVADGIVRLHNHGSDHVRPEEGESAAGDDPHYGRQAYSTRTGPTARGNTADNHLNVVVDGVGSVRRRIHPLGAGADWAASWHRPVFVSGSPLRPGLRVESVTVARGPWELRAHRVIAAPCGTRVALTGWATDPADELQSRLFPVYGWEFRDEARAPHGTAFTRWATMPRLSADAEGTALFVALAILTADPAPPSPPVVEVPDGGRIVVHWKDGGRTRISFDPLVVTHT; encoded by the coding sequence ATGACTGCGCCGCGGCTGCCGGCGGAGGACCGGCGACTCAGCCCCCACACCGGCTACACCCGCCGGCACTGGGAGGCGGTCGCGGACGGGCTGGTGGAGGCCGCGTGGCGGTGGGCCACCCCGTGCGGGGCGCTGCTCGATCTCCCCGGGCGGCCGTCGTCGAACGGGGTCCGCTCGGACGGACTTGAGGGCTACGCAAGGACTTTCCTCGCCGCCGCGTTCCGCATCGCCGGCTCGGGTGGCGACGACCCGCACGGCTGGCTGCCTCGCTACGCCGACGGCATCCAAGCCGGCACCCGCACGCCCGGCCGCGACGACGCCGAGTCGTGGCCGGTCATCCTCGATCACGACGTGGCCGGCCAGCCGATGGTGGAGTCCGCCTCGGTGGCCCTCGGGCTGCGGCTGACCCGGCCGTGGCTGTGGGACCGCCTCGACGAGCCGACTCAGGATCGTGTCGAGGACTGGCTGCGCGGCGCGCTGCGGCACGTCCCGTCGCCGAACAACTGGTACCTGTTCCCGTTCACCGTCGCCGGTTTCCTGGAATCCGTGGGCCGGGGCGATGCCGAGACGGCGCATGCCCGCACCCGTTCCCTTGAGCTGCTGGACACCTGGTACCAGGGCGACGGCTGGTACTCCGACGGCGATGGGCGGGCCTACGACCACTACAACGGCTGGGCGCTGCACCTGTATCCGGTGCTCGACGGGCACTTGGCCGGGAAGCCGGACGGCCACGGCGAGCGGCTGCGCCGACACCTGGCGGACCTGTCGCTGATGTTCGGCAGCGACGGCGCGCCGCTGCACTTCGGCCGGTCGCTGACCTACCGCTTCGCCGCCGCGTCGGCGATCGGGCTGGGCGCGGTCACCGGCGACACCCCGCTTGCCCCAGGGGCGTCCCGCCGGCTGCTGAGCGGCGCACTGCGGCACTTCCTTGATCACGGTGCGATGGACTCGACGGGGTTGCTGAGCGTCGGCTGGCACGGCCCCCATCCGCCCACAGCGCAGCACTATTCCGGCCCGGCGTCCCCGTACTGGGCGTCGAAGGCTTTCGTGTGCCTGCTCGCGCCGGAGGATCATCCGTTGTGGACGGACGTGGAACTCCCCGCTCCGGTTGAGGAACGGGACCGGGTCGCGGCGATGCCGGCCCCCGGCCTGCTGTTGCAGTCCACTGTGGCCGATGGAATCGTCCGCCTGCACAACCACGGCAGCGACCACGTCCGTCCCGAGGAGGGCGAGTCCGCCGCCGGCGACGATCCGCACTACGGCCGGCAAGCGTATTCCACCCGGACCGGGCCGACCGCCCGCGGCAACACCGCCGACAACCATCTGAACGTCGTCGTCGACGGGGTCGGCAGCGTCCGGCGGCGGATCCATCCGCTCGGTGCCGGAGCGGACTGGGCCGCCTCCTGGCACCGTCCCGTGTTCGTGTCGGGCTCGCCGCTGCGACCCGGCCTGCGCGTGGAGAGCGTCACCGTGGCCCGCGGACCGTGGGAGCTCCGCGCGCACCGGGTGATCGCCGCGCCGTGCGGCACCCGGGTGGCGCTGACCGGCTGGGCGACCGACCCCGCTGATGAACTGCAGTCACGGCTGTTTCCCGTGTACGGCTGGGAATTCCGTGACGAGGCCCGCGCTCCGCACGGCACCGCTTTCACCAGGTGGGCCACGATGCCCCGACTCAGCGCCGACGCGGAGGGCACCGCCCTGTTCGTCGCGCTCGCCATTCTCACCGCCGATCCGGCGCCGCCGTCGCCGCCGGTCGTCGAGGTCCCCGACGGGGGCCGGATCGTTGTGCACTGGAAGGACGGCGGCCGTACCCGGATCAGCTTCGACCCCTTGGTGGTGACGCACACGTGA
- a CDS encoding substrate-binding domain-containing protein codes for MREPGDDRRQRILAAVDGRGQARVTDLAAELDVSVVTVRRDVEQLAMAGKLARGHGVVRSMRSPGPQPPVRPQQAAVALVIPERHAYLDEAVNGARETLAAAGMRAVLHIAPRVAGAERPIAERIVADGVCGLLIAPRWRTSAAEEADYEWLAELDVPVVLMERRPRPGSVLHETDSACTDHWYGMHLAIDHLVGLGHRRIVLAARDDSPTARTLRSAFEEIAMARREVEDWAVTLSAPDACADPSVPDTSVPVAELIRSVGATAAVMHSDVDALMLVQRLDEAGIRVPRDCSVVAYDDVVAPMGSTPLTAIAPPKAEVGRATAELLLARLAGTNRPRRVAIAPELKIRNSTLIV; via the coding sequence ATGCGGGAACCGGGTGACGACCGGCGGCAGCGAATCCTGGCCGCGGTCGACGGCCGTGGCCAGGCCAGGGTCACTGACCTGGCCGCCGAGCTGGACGTGTCCGTGGTGACGGTGCGGCGTGACGTGGAGCAGCTGGCGATGGCCGGCAAGCTCGCGCGTGGCCACGGAGTCGTCCGCTCCATGCGCTCGCCGGGGCCGCAACCGCCGGTCCGGCCGCAGCAAGCCGCGGTCGCGTTGGTGATCCCCGAGCGGCACGCCTACCTGGACGAGGCGGTCAACGGGGCCCGCGAGACGTTGGCGGCGGCCGGCATGCGGGCCGTTCTGCACATCGCGCCGCGCGTCGCCGGCGCAGAGCGGCCGATCGCGGAGCGCATCGTCGCCGACGGTGTGTGCGGCCTGCTGATCGCACCGCGCTGGCGGACGTCGGCGGCCGAGGAGGCCGACTACGAGTGGCTGGCCGAGCTGGACGTGCCGGTGGTGCTGATGGAACGCCGTCCCCGTCCGGGCAGCGTGCTGCACGAGACCGACTCGGCCTGCACCGATCACTGGTACGGCATGCACCTGGCGATCGATCACCTGGTGGGTTTGGGGCACCGGCGCATCGTGCTCGCGGCCCGCGACGACAGTCCGACCGCCCGGACGCTGCGTTCGGCGTTCGAGGAGATCGCCATGGCGCGGCGGGAGGTCGAGGACTGGGCGGTCACGCTCAGCGCTCCGGACGCGTGCGCCGATCCGAGCGTCCCGGACACCTCGGTGCCGGTGGCCGAGCTGATCCGGTCGGTGGGCGCGACCGCGGCGGTGATGCACAGCGACGTGGACGCGTTGATGCTGGTCCAGCGGCTCGACGAGGCCGGGATCCGGGTGCCCCGGGACTGCTCGGTGGTGGCCTACGACGACGTCGTCGCCCCGATGGGCAGCACGCCGCTGACCGCGATCGCGCCGCCGAAGGCCGAGGTCGGCCGGGCGACGGCCGAGCTGCTGCTGGCCCGGCTGGCCGGCACGAACCGGCCCCGGCGGGTCGCCATCGCGCCCGAGCTGAAGATCCGGAACTCGACTCTGATCGTTTGA